Proteins from one Corticium candelabrum chromosome 4, ooCorCand1.1, whole genome shotgun sequence genomic window:
- the LOC134178098 gene encoding NHL repeat-containing protein 2-like — protein MYLVSLWIFLFVPITSSFEPGVAVVKTVAGGGDVHIGEKSDCVDEKRTMDGVGSDARFNYPWGIAYDGITHSLYVADCGCPNTKHSNDRIRAINLPTLAVATLAGARQGYLDGKGIAAQFFHSAGMCVHHRDRQIFIADSGNNCVRRVSINTGDVITFVGSRQPGFQNGVGQQAGLYNPQGICLDEGRDILYIADTDNHLIRRVLLLKRLVHTIAGQARRKGNADGYGDTALFYHPTGLAYDSTHDILYVTDHYNHLIRRILYPDTNPYVSTLAGSVQGYRDGTGILAHFNYPEGVAFDRIHRVLYVADFDNNAVRIVHEDGHVTTLAGGQQGALDGIATEATFYHPTGLTFDATNNTLYITDQYNHKIRSITTLGATISLHQGNRMPIYGYGMLLTAVIVVVAILARRRELMRLVM, from the exons GAGTTGCTGTCGTCAAGACAGTCGCAGGAGGTGGAGACGTACACATAGGCGAAAAAAGTGACTGCGTCGACGAAAAACGAACTATGGATGGCGTTGGCTCTGACGCTCGATTTAACTACCCGTGGGGTATCGCCTACGATGGGATCACTCACTCGCTTTACGTCGCTGACTGT GGCTGTCCAAACACCAAACACAGCAATGATCGCATTCGAGCAATCAATCTTCCTACAC TTGCTGTAGCGACACTTGCTGGTGCTCGGCAGGGCTATCTAGATGGGAAAGGAATTGCGGCCCAGTTTTTCCACTCAGCTG GAATGTGTGTTCATCATCGAGACCGGCAGATCTTCATAGCAGACAGC GGCAACAACTGCGTTCGACGGGTCAGTATAAATACAG GTGACGTCATAACGTTCGTTGGCAGCAGACAACCCGGGTTCCAAAATGGTGTCGGCCAACAAGCCGGTTTATATAATCCACAAGGCATATGTCTCGATGAAGGCAGGGATATCCTCTACATAGCCGATACA GACAACCATCTAATTAGAAGAGTCCTTTTGTTGAAAC GATTAGTGCATACGATAGCTGGTCAGGCCAGAAGAAAAGGCAACGCCGATGGTTATGGTGACACAGCTCTTTTCTATCATCCGACCGGTTTGGCTTATGATTCTACTCACGACATCCTATACGTGACCGATCAC TACAATCACCTTATCCGACGAATACTATACCCGGATACCAATC cTTACGTGTCTACCCTGGCGGGAAGCGTGCAAGGATATCGGGATGGCACTGGCATCCTGGCACACTTTAACTATCCCGAAGGCGTGGCGTTCGATCGTATACATCGCGTACTATACGTTGCTGATTTT GACAACAACGCTGTTAGAATTGTCCATGAAGACG GTCATGTGACAACACTAGCCGGAGGTCAACAGGGTGCATTGGACGGTATCGCAACTGAGGCGACATTCTATCACCCAACTGGCCTCACTTTTGATGCAACCAACAATACTTTATATATCACCGACCAG TACAATCACAAGATACGCAGCATAACCACGCTAGGGGCAACGATAAGTCTGCATCAAGGGAATCGAATGCCGATAT ATGGCTACGGGATGCTACTGACTGCAGTCATAGTAGTGGTCGCAATACTAGCAAGAAGACGTGAACTAATGCGTCTCGTCATGTAA